AGTAAACGAGTCGAGTTCGAGTCTGATTTTGAGCTCAATATTTttatcgagtcgagctcgagcctgacagcaCTCGACTCTTTAAGCTTGCGAACCTCAGATTCGATTGTACACGAACATGTTTGCGAGCATGTTCACAAACCTTCCGTTGAGCCTTTAATCTAATTAGTGGACAAGTCTTAAAcaaatcgagctcgagctcgagtaatatattaattaagaaatttTTTCTAATGAGTCGAGTTCGAACATCATATATATGAACACTTAACgagtcgagctcaagctcgaattagATATTATTGAGTATCACTCGAGCCGAGCTCAAaccaagctcgagctcggtaaATGAGTGACAAGCCGAGCTCGATGAATAAGATAAAAGCTTGAATACCCAAATATTTGAACGAACCAAACTCGAGTCTGTTAGTATTTGGTTCAGTTCGACTCGTTGACCGGCCTACTTCATGTTATGGGAAGTTATGGTGTATTCATAGGCCCCGTTTGTGCCACATGTCTTATTTTTATTGAGTTTCATAGCTTTtatgtatataaatttatattttgaatattcttatttattttatctgtATAGGTAGCATATACTTTTGTTACATGTTTTACGACAATCTCACACTCTCATATTTCCTTCCTCTGAACATGTTATTAAAAGGTTGGGATTAATTGTGATGAGTAGTTATTAGTGTGGATAATCTTACGTAGTGCCTTTGGAAGAAACAAATAAACCTTATTTGAAATACCTTACACCACTTtctgctaaaaaaaaaaaccttaccCCACAATTTTATCAATAACGTGTCAATATTTTCCACCGCAGCTCTCTCCTTAAAAAATGCATTATACATTGATTTCTTTGAGAAACTCGGGCcgtaaaatttaatatttacatCGATGTTATAATATTCTACCCCCACATGTTTGGCAGTAATCAATTGCGCATTAAATGTTTGAAAACAAATGCTTTAATTGtggcaaaaataaaataaagatgcatttagaagaagaaattaaaaaaaaaaaatttaaagaaggTGGAGTCATGGGGAAAGGAACAATAAATAGTGGGAGGATTGTCCGTTTTGGTGGTGAATATAGCAAGACATGTGCGTTTCGTCCTTACCTACTTCTAGAATGATGGATTGCATTTGCATTTGTATTTGTAACCTTCCCCCAATCTCATATATAAATCCAAATTCCACTGCACCAACCTGCTTAAACTTCAAATATGCATGCTTTACCTTATGTTCAAAATTGCAGCAAATTAAGTAATCCTTTCATATCTATAGCATACAGCGTTTCATCATGGATTTAATTTTAGTGTTGAATTTGTGCAGCTGCAGCGCCAAAACAAACTGAAGAAGATCCATGAATGAGGGTTGTCTGTATCTCCACTtggttttaattaattaattaactagcaTCTTGTacccaaaatatttttatatttccttctaaatataaagttgatacaaatttaattaatatataaaaaattttaaatataatttaaaaaaataatatactactataattttagctaaatatatttgagtttaatatataaaaaaaaaaaaaacaaagaagaatTCACTATAATAAAAagtgatattgtgaaaaaaaaatgaaataaaaatatatttattcaaaaaaaggagagagacaagagagaattttcttaagttttaaattttgaataaatataattttacattttaaatccaatacttacataacatatactcctcaaattaaattctcgtgtcatgatctttaatttgatatgcatatcaaatatttcataatagtcaaatttcacaattttaaaaaagaaataaaatagaaaaataagaagttacaaaaaaaagaaaataaaaaaaatataatttataaactaaatattcaatcaattttattataatcacaaactTGGCGCTCAATTTTATAAATGATTtgaaatttttcattttaaatatattatagatttccttatggaggaaaaaaaaaacaaaatgaattaATGAGTTGGTTTTTGGTTTTTTTGAAGCACGTTTGTGAGAACCCAATCACTTGGTAAATATTGTAAGGCAGAGTTTTTGTCCCGTTGATGAGATAAAATGTGAGATTTCTCATCACTTCACTTCAACTTCAACTGCAAATTAAAAGATGAATGCGATATGGATTTCTTTAAAGGAAAACATCAAGTGCAGCAGCAAGATTAAAGATGTAGCCCACAAAGCAACGGTGCCAAAACGCAGCAGCAGCTTTGACGAAGATAATGACACCACCACAAACAGGTTTCACGGtaagaaattcaaaaaaaaaaaaaaatcacttcaAAGATGTAATCTAACTGCATGCTCTCTAATAAATTTGAGGAGCAGAGCTGGGAAAGGGAGAGGCTTCGAGAAACGTGATTGAGATGATATTCCGGTCAAGTAGTTCGGCAAAGGCAAAGCCGAGGAAGATAAAGCGAGTGCTGAAGGTGAACAATCCGGCCGACGTGGTGGCCAACTTCGAAAACTACAGAAGACAAGTGATGATGTCGTCGAAGCAGCAGCACCCGAGAACCGTGGTGGACGGCAACGAGGTGCTGCAGTTCTACGGCACCACCATGAGCTGCTGCTGCAGCAGACTCAGAGTATCTCGACTCTGCAGCCTTGCCGGCTGCCGGGTGTGCAGGCTCATCGCCTCGGGCTTCGACACTTACTACAACAAGATACACGGGATTCGGCTTAGCACCAAGAGCAACGCCATGACGGAGGAGGttggcgccgccgccgcccacaAAGCTGTCATCATTTGTCGGACCATAGCAGCTGGAGTTGAGTACAGTGTTGGAGATACCATACTTGTGCCTAATCCAACTGCGCTTCTCCCCTGCTTTGTTATACTCTTTCACTAAGGCTGCTCTCTCTTTGAATGCCTCTTTTCTCTTCCCTCATCTTCTACAAAAAGAATTTCActatttcttatttcttttttacacttttttattatttctccATTTTTGGTGTCATAATATTTTTCCTCCTCAACTGAAAATAAGAATGAGAAAgggtgaaattctcttttgcaAAAAATGAGGCATTTAAAGGGAGAATTTGTTGTTatcattcatttttttcatgataaatttatcaactaaAAAGAGCACACCCTAAATTTGTtgttatcccttattttttccgtAATTTTCTGTGTTTTCTATAAGATATCTCCAACtttcatttttccttaaaacccccCAAACTTCTAGCTTTATTTATAAAATGCCGCAAACTTTGTTTCTATTTAAAAATGCACAACTTTCgatgtttttcaaaaaatgtccTCAACTTTCAgggtttttaaaaaatatttcgcTATACAAAAACCAGAAACAGAATGATGAATAACCTCATCAAATTCTTAAATGGAATATTGGAATTCCAACGCAGAATCAATTGGGGAGTTTGgacttcaaggattctcttagAATCCCACGTGTTCCTTGACTAAACTCTATTTCCTCGCTAGATTTTCTACTTTTTCTCTCCAAATTAGCGATTTAACTTGTTGTGGCTAAACCCACCACAACATGTATGTTGATtctacatatttttattttattttttatcaatgtAGATATGCATAACATG
The genomic region above belongs to Salvia miltiorrhiza cultivar Shanhuang (shh) chromosome 5, IMPLAD_Smil_shh, whole genome shotgun sequence and contains:
- the LOC130986209 gene encoding uncharacterized protein LOC130986209, which produces MNAIWISLKENIKCSSKIKDVAHKATVPKRSSSFDEDNDTTTNRFHELGKGEASRNVIEMIFRSSSSAKAKPRKIKRVLKVNNPADVVANFENYRRQVMMSSKQQHPRTVVDGNEVLQFYGTTMSCCCSRLRVSRLCSLAGCRVCRLIASGFDTYYNKIHGIRLSTKSNAMTEEVGAAAAHKAVIICRTIAAGVEYSVGDTILVPNPTALLPCFVILFH